In Amycolatopsis methanolica 239, a single genomic region encodes these proteins:
- a CDS encoding NAD(P)-dependent alcohol dehydrogenase: MPATMKVAVLYGIRDIRVEERPVPEPAPDEVLIRVASVGTCGSDVHYYEHGRIGDFVVEQPLVLGHEPSGVVVARGKDAQRHEIGARVALEPGVPCSVCAECKAGRYNLCPRMRFFGTPPIDGAFCEYVVLREDFAHPVPDELSDDAAGLLEPLSVGVWASRKSRVAPGSRVLITGAGPIGLVATQTARAFGASEVVVTDVNPRRLQVAEELGATATIDVSRESLADAGFEPDVLLECSGVPAAAGQAIRTVARAGRVVLIGMGGDEIPLPLAHVQNFELKVTGTFRYANTWPTAIALAAGGEVDLDRLVTHRFGLDEVEQALTIAGKDDSVIKAVVRA; the protein is encoded by the coding sequence GTGCCCGCGACGATGAAGGTCGCCGTGCTGTACGGGATCCGCGACATCCGCGTCGAGGAGCGTCCCGTGCCGGAGCCTGCGCCGGACGAGGTGCTGATCCGGGTCGCCTCCGTCGGCACCTGCGGTTCCGACGTGCACTACTACGAGCACGGCCGCATCGGGGACTTCGTCGTCGAGCAGCCGCTGGTCCTCGGCCACGAGCCCAGCGGCGTGGTCGTCGCCAGGGGCAAGGACGCGCAACGGCACGAGATCGGCGCGCGGGTGGCGCTCGAACCCGGCGTGCCGTGCTCGGTGTGCGCCGAGTGCAAGGCGGGCCGCTACAACCTGTGCCCGCGCATGCGGTTCTTCGGCACGCCGCCGATCGACGGTGCGTTCTGCGAGTACGTGGTGCTGCGCGAGGACTTCGCGCACCCGGTGCCGGACGAGCTCAGCGACGACGCGGCCGGACTGCTCGAACCGCTGTCGGTGGGCGTGTGGGCGAGCCGCAAGTCCCGCGTGGCGCCGGGCAGCCGCGTGCTGATCACCGGAGCCGGCCCGATCGGGCTGGTCGCGACGCAGACCGCGCGGGCGTTCGGCGCGAGCGAGGTCGTGGTCACCGACGTCAACCCGCGCCGCCTGCAAGTGGCGGAGGAGCTGGGCGCGACCGCGACGATCGACGTGTCGCGGGAGAGCCTGGCCGACGCCGGGTTCGAGCCGGACGTGCTGCTCGAATGCTCGGGCGTGCCCGCCGCGGCCGGGCAGGCGATCCGCACGGTCGCCCGCGCCGGCCGCGTCGTGCTGATCGGCATGGGCGGCGACGAGATCCCGCTGCCGCTGGCGCACGTGCAGAACTTCGAGCTGAAGGTCACCGGTACGTTCCGGTACGCGAACACGTGGCCGACGGCGATCGCGCTGGCCGCGGGCGGTGAGGTCGACCTGGACCGCCTGGTCACCCACCGGTTCGGGCTGGACGAGGTCGAGCAGGCCCTCACCATCGCCGGGAAGGACGACTCGGTCATCAAGGCGGTGGTGCGTGCCTAG
- a CDS encoding DeoR/GlpR family DNA-binding transcription regulator encodes MPRPSDAEVEQRRQEVLRHVIDCGEVRIDQLTEQFGVSLMTMHRDLDDLAERRLLRKLRGKVAAYPALTMETAKRFRENLNLPVKEALSALAFEQVAAGQTVFVDDSTTLFPLVRRFPELGRLVVITNSLEEARILGEADGVEVLLLGGRYTEFDSCSGPDTVVALGRMRADVGFVSATAVAGGRLYHPVRDYADLKTAALAASNRNVLVVDHSKFGRTATYDYGDVGAYDVVITDDMTPADEIAAMRALGVEVLVAEVPEGS; translated from the coding sequence GTGCCTAGACCGTCCGACGCCGAAGTCGAGCAGCGCCGCCAGGAGGTCCTGCGGCACGTGATCGACTGCGGTGAGGTGCGCATCGACCAGCTGACCGAGCAGTTCGGGGTCAGCCTGATGACGATGCACCGCGACCTCGACGACCTCGCCGAGCGGCGGCTGCTGCGCAAGCTGCGCGGCAAAGTGGCGGCGTACCCCGCGCTGACCATGGAGACGGCGAAGCGCTTCCGGGAGAACCTCAACCTGCCGGTGAAGGAAGCGTTGTCGGCGCTGGCGTTCGAGCAAGTGGCGGCGGGGCAGACGGTGTTCGTCGACGACTCGACGACGTTGTTCCCGCTGGTCCGCCGGTTCCCGGAGCTGGGGCGGCTGGTGGTGATCACCAACTCGCTGGAGGAGGCCCGTATCCTCGGCGAGGCGGATGGCGTCGAGGTGCTGCTGCTCGGCGGCCGCTACACGGAGTTCGACTCGTGCAGCGGCCCGGACACCGTCGTCGCCCTTGGCCGGATGCGCGCCGACGTTGGGTTCGTCTCCGCGACCGCGGTCGCAGGCGGGCGGCTGTACCACCCGGTGCGCGACTACGCCGACCTCAAGACGGCCGCGCTGGCCGCGTCGAACCGGAACGTGCTGGTGGTCGACCATTCGAAGTTCGGCCGCACGGCGACCTACGACTACGGTGACGTCGGCGCCTACGACGTCGTGATCACCGACGACATGACGCCTGCCGACGAGATCGCCGCGATGCGCGCGCTCGGTGTGGAAGTGCTGGTGGCCGAAGTTCCGGAGGGATCATGA
- the xylB gene encoding xylulokinase codes for MTDKLVAGVDSSTQSTKIVVCDAETGAVVRTGRAAHPDATEVDPREWWRAFTEASDGLLDGVQALGVGGQQHGMVTLDEDGEVVRPALLWNDTRSGQAAEDLVRELGGPAAWTEAVGSVPVASFTVTKLRWLAENEPELADRVARVVLPHDWLTWRLTGGEAVTDRGDASGTGYFSPAEGVYRRDILKHAFGGRDPELPRVLGPAQVAGRTPDGVLVSAGTGDNMAAALALGLGEGDVVVSLGTSGTVFGVCETASADATGLVAGFADATGRFLPLACTLNAARVLTATAAMLGTDLAGLDRLALAAQPGAEGLTLLPYLDGERTPNLPTAAGSLHGLRRGNMTPENLARAAVEGMLCGLSAGLDAVAAQGLAARRVLLIGGAAQSEAVRAIAPIVFGVPVVVPEPAEHVALGAARQAAWALAGGAEPPVWEAKAQVTLEQPQSPEVGDEIRGRHLAVRQLVHDVPVLGA; via the coding sequence ATGACGGACAAGCTCGTGGCCGGGGTCGACTCGTCCACCCAGTCGACCAAGATCGTCGTCTGCGACGCGGAGACCGGCGCGGTCGTGCGCACCGGCCGTGCCGCGCACCCGGACGCGACCGAGGTGGACCCGCGCGAGTGGTGGCGGGCGTTCACCGAGGCCAGCGACGGGTTGCTGGACGGTGTCCAGGCGCTCGGCGTCGGTGGTCAGCAGCACGGCATGGTGACGCTCGACGAGGACGGCGAGGTCGTGCGGCCGGCGTTGCTGTGGAACGACACGCGCTCCGGGCAGGCGGCTGAGGACCTGGTGCGGGAGCTGGGCGGCCCGGCGGCGTGGACCGAGGCGGTCGGCTCGGTGCCGGTCGCCAGCTTCACCGTGACGAAGCTGCGGTGGCTCGCGGAGAACGAGCCGGAGCTGGCCGACCGGGTGGCCCGCGTGGTGCTGCCGCACGACTGGCTGACCTGGCGCCTGACCGGCGGCGAGGCGGTGACCGACCGCGGCGACGCGTCCGGCACGGGTTACTTCTCTCCGGCGGAGGGCGTGTACCGGCGGGACATCCTCAAGCACGCGTTCGGCGGGCGGGACCCGGAACTGCCGCGGGTGCTGGGCCCGGCGCAGGTGGCCGGGCGGACGCCGGACGGGGTGCTGGTGTCGGCGGGCACGGGCGACAACATGGCCGCGGCGCTGGCGCTCGGTCTCGGCGAGGGCGACGTCGTGGTGTCCCTGGGCACGAGCGGCACGGTGTTCGGCGTGTGCGAGACGGCGTCCGCCGACGCCACCGGGCTGGTCGCCGGTTTCGCCGACGCGACCGGCCGGTTCCTGCCGCTGGCCTGCACGCTCAACGCGGCGCGCGTCCTGACCGCGACGGCCGCGATGCTGGGCACCGACCTGGCCGGGCTCGACCGGCTGGCGCTGGCGGCCCAGCCGGGCGCCGAGGGGCTGACGCTGCTGCCGTACCTGGACGGCGAGCGCACCCCGAACCTGCCCACCGCGGCCGGTTCGCTGCACGGCCTGCGCCGGGGCAACATGACGCCGGAAAACCTGGCGCGCGCCGCGGTCGAAGGGATGCTGTGCGGCCTGTCGGCGGGCCTCGACGCGGTGGCGGCGCAAGGCCTGGCCGCCCGGCGGGTGCTCCTGATCGGCGGGGCGGCCCAGTCCGAGGCGGTGCGGGCCATCGCGCCCATCGTGTTCGGGGTGCCGGTGGTGGTGCCGGAGCCGGCGGAGCACGTCGCGCTGGGGGCCGCGCGCCAGGCGGCCTGGGCGCTGGCGGGAGGTGCCGAGCCGCCGGTGTGGGAGGCCAAGGCGCAGGTGACGCTGGAGCAGCCGCAGTCGCCCGAGGTCGGGGACGAGATCCGCGGCAGGCACCTGGCGGTGCGACAGCTGGTGCACGATGTGCCGGTGCTGGGGGCGTGA
- the alr gene encoding alanine racemase has translation MSPDLPRAEVVVDLAALRHNVALLASRAAVSGAATMAVVKADGYGHGAVPVARAALQAGATWLGACSLGEALALREAGLTAPILAWLDLPATDFAPGVAADVDLAASSRAELARIADAARRTGKRARVHLKIDTGLSRNGCPAADWPALVKEAAGEPEVEVVAIWSHLACADEPGHPSIDQQAERFAAAYEIAREAGLKPLRHLANSAATLNRPDLHFDLVRPGIAIYGLNPNPEPGDLRPVMTFRSSVVLTKRIRAGESVSYGHTWTAQRDTTLALVPTGYADGVPRTLSGRMDVWLHGKRRPVAGRVCMDQLVVDCGDDEPPLGTEVVLFGDGARGEPTAREWADKIGTIDYEIVTGMYRPRIRRRYLGEDV, from the coding sequence ATGAGCCCCGATCTCCCCCGCGCCGAGGTTGTCGTCGACCTGGCTGCCCTGCGGCACAACGTCGCCCTGCTCGCGAGCCGGGCGGCGGTTTCCGGTGCCGCCACGATGGCGGTCGTGAAGGCCGACGGCTACGGCCACGGCGCGGTCCCCGTCGCGCGCGCCGCGCTGCAGGCGGGCGCGACCTGGCTAGGCGCCTGCTCGCTCGGCGAGGCGCTCGCGCTGCGCGAGGCGGGCCTCACCGCGCCCATCCTGGCCTGGCTCGACCTGCCGGCCACCGACTTCGCGCCCGGCGTCGCCGCGGACGTCGACCTCGCGGCCAGCTCCCGGGCGGAACTCGCGCGCATCGCCGACGCCGCCCGTCGTACCGGCAAGCGCGCCCGGGTCCACCTGAAGATCGACACCGGGCTGTCCCGCAACGGCTGCCCCGCCGCGGACTGGCCCGCCCTGGTGAAGGAGGCCGCCGGGGAGCCGGAGGTCGAGGTGGTCGCGATCTGGTCGCACCTCGCGTGCGCTGACGAGCCGGGCCACCCGTCGATCGACCAGCAGGCCGAGCGCTTCGCCGCGGCGTACGAGATCGCCCGCGAGGCCGGCCTGAAACCGTTGCGGCACCTGGCGAACTCGGCCGCCACCCTGAACCGGCCGGACCTGCACTTCGACCTCGTCCGCCCGGGCATCGCGATCTACGGCCTCAACCCCAACCCGGAGCCCGGGGACCTGCGCCCGGTGATGACGTTCCGCTCGTCGGTCGTGCTCACCAAACGGATCCGCGCCGGCGAGTCCGTCTCTTATGGACACACGTGGACCGCGCAGCGGGACACCACGCTCGCCCTCGTGCCCACCGGGTACGCGGACGGGGTGCCGCGCACGCTGTCCGGCCGGATGGACGTGTGGCTGCACGGCAAGCGCCGTCCGGTCGCCGGTCGCGTGTGCATGGACCAGCTGGTCGTGGACTGCGGTGACGACGAGCCGCCGCTGGGCACGGAGGTGGTCCTGTTCGGCGACGGTGCGCGGGGCGAGCCGACCGCGCGCGAATGGGCCGACAAGATCGGCACCATCGACTACGAGATCGTCACCGGCATGTACCGGCCCCGGATCCGGCGGCGGTACCTGGGGGAGGACGTCTGA
- a CDS encoding alpha/beta fold hydrolase, translating to MVSRRMLTVLGGAAALVTGTAAATIAVTAPQQRQRDHLTGERLGTLDPDRTSTVAADDGTPLSVSEIDPADGGKPELTVVGVHGFALSQLSWHFQRRDLALLTLPRVRQVYYDHRGHGASGPANEKTSTIEQLARDLDAVLRAVAPEGPIALMGHSMGGMVVMELAQQNPELFAERICGVAFIATAAGEVGRKGLPRGLLSKYNPLTRGVGELAGWQPGLVEFVRAAGGQLTRQAVRLLAFGSRDVDPRVVDFMLEMLAVTSVKELVGFVDTLGSHNRYAALAGLKHAHVLVIGADTDRFTPYSHAERIAAELPDAELVRVRGAGHMVQLEQPEVVDSHLIDLVQRCAGVTDESRPRRMWRWLNQ from the coding sequence ATGGTGTCCCGCCGGATGCTCACCGTGCTCGGCGGTGCCGCCGCGCTGGTCACCGGCACCGCGGCGGCCACCATCGCGGTGACCGCGCCGCAGCAGCGCCAGCGGGACCACCTCACCGGTGAACGGCTCGGCACCCTCGACCCGGACCGCACCTCCACGGTCGCCGCGGACGACGGCACCCCGTTGTCGGTGTCCGAGATCGACCCGGCCGACGGCGGCAAACCCGAGCTGACCGTGGTGGGTGTGCACGGGTTCGCGTTGTCGCAGCTGAGCTGGCACTTCCAGCGCCGCGACCTGGCCTTGCTCACGTTGCCGCGCGTGCGGCAGGTCTACTACGACCACCGCGGGCACGGCGCGTCCGGCCCGGCGAACGAGAAGACCAGCACCATCGAACAGCTGGCCCGTGACCTCGACGCGGTGCTGCGCGCCGTCGCGCCGGAAGGGCCGATCGCGCTCATGGGGCACTCGATGGGCGGCATGGTGGTCATGGAGCTGGCCCAGCAGAACCCGGAGTTGTTCGCCGAGCGGATCTGCGGGGTCGCGTTCATCGCGACCGCGGCCGGCGAAGTGGGCCGCAAGGGGCTGCCGCGCGGGCTGCTGTCCAAGTACAACCCGCTGACCCGCGGGGTCGGCGAGCTCGCCGGGTGGCAGCCGGGGCTGGTCGAGTTCGTGCGGGCCGCGGGCGGGCAGCTGACCCGGCAGGCCGTGCGGCTGCTCGCGTTCGGCTCCCGCGACGTCGACCCGCGCGTGGTCGACTTCATGCTCGAAATGCTGGCTGTGACGTCGGTCAAGGAGCTGGTCGGGTTCGTCGACACGCTCGGCAGCCACAACCGGTACGCCGCGCTCGCGGGTCTGAAGCACGCGCACGTGCTGGTGATCGGCGCCGACACCGACCGGTTCACGCCGTACTCGCACGCGGAGCGGATCGCGGCGGAGCTGCCCGACGCCGAGCTGGTGCGGGTGCGCGGCGCCGGGCACATGGTGCAGCTCGAACAGCCCGAGGTGGTCGACAGCCACCTCATCGACCTGGTACAGCGGTGCGCGGGTGTGACGGACGAGTCCCGTCCGCGGCGGATGTGGCGGTGGTTGAACCAATGA